The genomic DNA AGAGACCAACCTTGGTCGTGGTGGTTTTGCTGGAAGTGACATGTGTATCTTGTGCAGCAAGGATCTCCACGTTTTCGCCGGAGAGATTGGCATCCCCCCCGGCTGTGACCTCTGCGCCCCGCAGCACGACATCTTTCTTGCCCGTGATGGTGAGGTTTTTTCCGGCATTGAGCCGAGAAGCCACGGCAGTGGTCGAACTGTCGAGGGTATCCGTAGTCGTGGTTTTCATCAAATCGATACCACCGGCATCATGGGTGGCTGATGCCTCGGCGCTCGCCTCGACTTTTCCCGAAGTCTCGGCAGAGGAATCCGTTGATGAGGATTTTGTATTGCCCTCCCCTTTGGATAAGGTAAGGACACTGGTCGTTTCAGTGCGTGTCGTCGTGCTCTCCGTATCGCGAGCTTCGAGGATACTCACATCCGTCGCGGCAATGGTGATATCGCCTTTGGACTCCAGCGTGGCTCCCTCAAGCGTGACCGTCTTGTCGGCAGACAGGTTCACGTTGTTGCCGGTCGATATGGTCGAACCAATGGCCGTGGTCTGCTGGTGTTCCGTGGTTTTCTTTTTCTTACCCCACAGGCCGCCGCCGACAAAAAGACCTGATTTGCTGGAGGTGGAGACTTCTTGCGCACTGTCTTCGCGGGCCAGGATATTGATATCATTCCCGGCGTTCAAATCCGCGTTGCCACCGGCACTGACGGCGGACCCGGCCAGCGTGATATCCTTCTTGGCTGTAACCGTCAGATTGCCGCCGCTGGAAAGGGTGGAACCGATCTGCTTCGTTGTGCTGGTGGTGGTATCCGTGTGTTTGGTATGCGTTTGAGATATTGTCGTATTTTCGATGGTATCCAGAACCACGTCGTTGCCCGCGGTCAGGCTGGCGTCGCCCCCGGCAGCGATATTCGCCCCCAGGTTTGTAATGTCCTTGGCTGCGTCGAGTTGCAGGTCGTTTTTGGCAACTATGCCCGCCTTTTTGCCTATGGTCGTGGTGGTAGACGTTTCGTCTCCGGTGGTCTCGGCCAGAGTCTTGTTGATGATGCTGCCGCCGGTGGAGGTCAGGGCCACGTCACCGCCTGAAATGGTCCCGCTGATGTTGGTGATATCACCCTGCGTGGTGACGTTCAGCGTGTTGGAGGCTGAAATGGTGCCGCCCGTGTTGGTCAGCGAGGTCAGGTTGAGATTGGCATTCGTTGCGGAGATGTTCGCCCCATCGTTCGCGGCGAACATCTGTTTGGTGGAAGCCGCCAGATAGACCACCGGCGCAAGAACTTTCTGGCCATCGACAACGGTCTCCACCATCCAGAGCATGTCTTCCTTGAGCACAGATTGCTGATACGTACTCAGCTTGATTCCTATCTTCAGGCCGAGCGTCCCGGCCTGATTGGCAGCGCTGTCCATGAGGCCTTGCATCTGCTCTTTTTCGTTGGAATATTCTGGAAGGAGATTGCCCCCTGTCTTGGTGGCCAACTGTTGACCCACGAGATATGTCTCATAGCCCGCATCGCCCAGACGCTTGATCACGTCATCGGAGTTGAACTTATATTTTGCAAGAAGATATTCACTGCCCAGGAAGTTGTCGATATTGGCATACAGAGGGTTGGACTCCACCAGATAGCCAGCGTTTGGATCCTTGTTGGTGACGAACATGCCATTGGGGTTGGTGGGCAGGTTCAGCGTCAGGCCGGGAAAAGTCGATCCTGTAGCCGTTCGAGCGACAGGTGAGGCGGTGTATGGCGAACCGTTGTTCGTCAGTGCAAAGCCACTCATGGAGAGGGTGTTTGCCCGGATGTAAGATTTTCGTACAGTCTTGGTGCCTTCCGGGCCATAGACGAGATCGCCGATAATCGATTCTCTTAGTTCGTCGCTTTGGTACGTGTCTCTCCTATCCCTGGAATATGTTTTTGTTTCAACCATCAGATCGCTATTGTCGAATGTGGAATGTTGATTCCCAGATATAATTACCGTGTTGCCGGAAATGGAACTTCCTAAATTGAGACCGGAATCGAACCCCTGAATGGTGACTGTTCCCCCGCTTCCGCCAGTGATATTCGGTGTGTAATCAGGAGTGTGCAAAAACGCATAAGTCTCTGTCCATGTGATCACAAAGTCGTAATCGGCACACTTATATATGCCCCCGCACAAATGATTGCCACTATAATTAACCAATTCCTCTTTCTGATCTGTCACCACCAAATTCTTGTCGCCAGTCTTGATCTTATTCTGAAAGTTGGTCGCAGTGATGTTAATATCATGCCCAGCATCAATTTTGCTGTAATTGATGAAGTTCCTGGCGTTAATGGTAAGATCATGGCCGGAACCAATCGTGCCAAGAGGATTTTCCGGCGTCGCTTCATTAATCAGCCCACCAGTTGATGAAAGGAAGAGGTCATTCCCGGCGTACAATGCACCTGCGTTCACCTGTAAAGTCCCCTTTCATAGGGCCAGTTAACGGTAGAGACTCCCGACAGTTTTCGGGGGGGTTGCCCAGAGGGCAGGGGGTACCCCCTGCCCTCTGGGCAGCAAAATTTATCGGCGACATATTCCCCAGGGATTCATGAGGACGTCCCTCGTTGTACTCACGGATAAAGTCCTCCGTAATGGCCCGAACTTCGCTCAGGCTGTTGAACACGTACAAATCAAGCACTTCTTCTCTGTAGGTCCGGTTGAACCGCTCGATGTATGAGTTCTGGGTGGGCTTGCCAGGCTGAATGAACTCCAGATTCACGCCATGCGATTCTGCCCAGGCCGCCATGACAGTCCCCGAGAACTCCGGACCATTGTCCATTCGCAACCTTTCGGGATAGCAGCCACGCTCTTCGGCGACCCGATCCAGCACCCTTACCACTCTTCCTGCTGGCATATTGGTATCGATTTCCACGGCCAAGGCCTCACGGTTGTAATCATCCACAGCGTTGAAAGTCCTGAAGACGCGACCGCTGTAAAGGGTGTCCCGCATGAAATCGATCGACCAGCAATGGTTTGGCGCAAGCGGCTGGGCCACTGCCGTCCGAGAGGCTTGCGGAAGCCGCTTCTTGGCCTTGCGCTTCAGGTTCATTTTCAAGAGGCAGTAAACCCTCCAAACCTTCTTGTGGTTCCAGGGCTTGCCCTGCTGTCGAAGGACGTTGAAAAGTTTACTGAAGCCCCATGTAGGCTTTTTCTCGGCCAGTTCAGTCAAGGCTGCGATGACATCGCTATCGTCCCGCGGGTGCGGCTTGTAGGCGTAGTAGCTCCTACTGATGCCCATGGCCGCGCAGGCCTTGCGCGAGCTCAGCTCAAACGCGTTGACCATGTGCGTGACAACTTCCTTGCGTTGAACTGGCCTCAGAGTTTTTTTCGATTACATCCTTGAGCGCCATGTTTTCCAGGCTGAGGTCGGCGAACATCTGCTTGAGCTTACGGTTCTCCGCTTCGAGATTCTTCATCCGTTGGATATCGGATGCCTCCATGCCGCCATACTTTGACTTCCACTTGTAGTACGTGGCGCTGCTCACGCCGTGCTCGCGGCAGACATCGACGACAGTCCGTCCGCCTTCCACTGCCTTCAGGATCTTGACGATCTGGTACTCACTGAACTTCGATTTACGCATACAAAACTCCTGTCCCATTTTGGGCCAGAAGTCTCTACTTGGCAATGGACCTAGTTTACGGGGACTTTACACACCAACGACGCCTTGATGGTGCGCGCGGTCAGATCATGAATGGCAGAGATGCCGCCGGTAGACTCATTGGAAAAGAATTCATGGCCCGTTACGGTGAGATCATATCCGGAATGAAGCGAGCCATAATTGATAAATTTATCTGTAGTGGTAACGGTACCGACGCCTGCGCCCGAAGTGGCAGCCAGAATGCGGGAGGTTGTGTCATTCTCGCCACCAATAATCAGATAGTCAGCCGTCACGCTCATATCTCCGGAACTTTCCAGTGTGCCGCCGTCAACGACGTACAGCGATCCGGTCTGCATGTTCACAGAGCCACCCCAAAGAGAACCCGAGTTGTTTACTGAATGAGAGGCTCCGACAGTCTTGGCTTTGAAATCAAGAAGGTTGTGCGCATAAATGGATGCTCCGGCATAGTTATGCAGCGATCCATCATACTCCATAATAACATCGCCAGCATCTGCCGTTATGGTCCCTTGATAGTTGTTCAGGCCGGTGCCGGCAAAGATATGGATATCCCCTTCAGTGCTCTGCACGCCTTGTCCGACCTCATTGTCAAAGCTCACTGTCCCGGTGTTCGACGTCAGGACCATATCCCCCACAGATTTGAGCGCTGTCCTGTTAAACAGAAGGGCACCGTCAGTGGAGGTCGCCCTCATGGTGCCGCCGGAATTCAGAGTGGTCGGATTAAAACCTCCGACTCTGAGACTTTGGGCGGACAGGTCCATTGCCGAACCTGCGCCATAGTATACACCATCAATAACCCAATACCCAGAACCGCTGAGGTTGACCGTGTTGCCGTACCGTTTGTTGGCATCGACAATGCCAGCCGTGTCAGACGATAAATCCGTCAACCCACCAAGGTTGTAGGCGAGATCACTGTCAGCCTTGATTCCACCGCCAGTGAGAATGGCACCGCCATTGGTGGCAGTCAGGCCGATATTGCGTCCGGCGGAAAGATTTGCGTCAGTGATTTTGATGGCATCTGTCGCGGCGCTCGTGCTGGTGAGGGTCAAGTCCTGTTGGGCCGAGAGCTTGCTGCCTAGTTCGATCTTGCCAGATGATGTAATAACAAAATCATCAGCCGTGGCTGCGGCCTCGCCCTTTATGCGGACGCCGACTCCTGCCTCGGTGGCCTGCATGTTGATGCGGTTGGCGTACATGCCGCCCAGCGCGCTGGAATCAATGGCCCATGTCGGCGCAGGCGTCCCATCGGAGGCAATGGCGGACGTCGCACCTGTCGCATGGTTCCAGTGATTCGTGCCAGCCACCATATTCAGCGTCTGAGCATTGATCTGCCCATCAACAGCGATCTTGCGGGAAACGAGATCGAGGACCTGCTGGGCGCTTGCGTTGATGCCGGTGCCTGTAATGAGAATATCACCGCCGCGCACGTTGAAGCCGTTGAGCGTGCCGCCTGTCATGTCTGGCGTACCCGTAACGAGGCTGGCTTGATCCGTGTTGATGAAACCGCCGCCGCTGCTGGTGATGCCAAAGGGGTTGGCGATGATGATATCGGCCTTGCCGCCCAGCACCTCGGTAAACCCGTTGAGATAGGTACGGCTGTTGCCGGTCACCTCATTGAGGATGATGCTCGCCTGATTGCCTGGGGCGAGATTCGAGTTGCCAGCGACCTGTCCGGCCAGTTGGGACTGGCGAAACGCTTCGCTCATATCGCCGTTGTTCAGCACCAGGCCATGCGGATCGACATTATAGTTCGTAAATGCGTTATGCGACATGCCGGAGCCGTTGGGTGTGGCGATGTTGACCACGGGTACGCCATTCCCGGCGGGGGTCACGGTGGTATTCGTTGCACCGGACGGAACCGGGTCTGCCGCCAGAACCATCTGGGGAGGGCACAGGAGCAGGAAGCACAGGAACCAGACCAGTGATCTGAATCCGAGATCCATGCACTTTTGACTCATCTTCCGAATCCTGATTTGACGCATCATGGTGTGTCCCATCGCAATAGTCATAAGGGGCTCCTTAAAAGCTCACGGTCATGGTCGCAGAAAATTGTACCGGTTCCCTCTCGATGGCGGTCGGGACGGCTATGGATTTCGCAGCGGACAACTCGCCCGATACATATTTGCCGGCAAAGCGGATACCGAGTGCCGCACCCGAGAGTTCGGCGTCATTGGTGGTCTTGAATTGTTCTATGCGGCCCATATCAAAGCCGATGAACGGTCTCGGCGTAATGCCGATGAATGGGATAGTGGGCAGGGATGTGGTTATTTCGTTGCGGACATACAGGGCGCGATCACCCGACAGGCTGTTTCGGTTGAAACCGCGTACGGTGTAAAAACTGCCGACGGTCAGTTGCTCCGATCCGTACAGCGGCACCAGCGCGAACTGTCCGGAAAGCTGGCTGCTGAAAGTCATGCCCTGCCCCATCACGTCGAAGGGGACGGTCACGCCGCCGGAATATCTGAATTTTGATCCTTGCGCCTGCGGGGAGGAGGTCGGCGCGCCATCCACGTCCTTGAGTGCGCCGAAATCCGTGAGACCCTTGCTCCATCCGATTCCGCCGTTGACTATGAATCCGGGAAAGCGGGAAAACCAGTTGGCATCCACATCCACAATAGTCAGCTTGCGGCTTGAGACTTGCAGGAATTCACCATCAAGGTAGTTCTTGGAATTTTTTGTGTTGATGGCAATGAGCGTGGACAATTTCTGGTTCTGATCGCGGTAGGCGACCCAATCCAGCTCGCCACGAAAGGTCTCGTTGGTACCGCGCGCGACGAGGGTCTTGGTGCTGGTTTTGACGGGAGAACGATAGCTGGAGTTGCTATAAAAAAGCTGGACTCCGTAATAGCCGAACGGCAGCGAATAGTAGAGGCTGTCGGAATCGGAATCATGGAATTCTGCGTCCTCGAAGAGCGTATTCTTGTGCGTATAGTTCAGATAATCATTGAGCGACAGCGGATGGTCCAGACCTGCGGTGACGCTCCCCTGATGACGACCTGTCGAAAGACCGCCCAGATTGTCTATGGTGCCGGAGATGGAAAGGGGAAAGGACGGGGTGTTGGTGATGGTGACAACGCTGGCGCCCGCTTCTTCTCCAGGGCTTATTTCCATGGTGGCGCTATTGGATTGCAGACGGTTGACCTGATCCAACCCCTGCTCGATATCCCGCAAATTCAGCGGTTCTCCCGGAATGAAGGGGAAAGCCGTCGTGAGATTCACGCTCTTCTTGTCGCCGTCCTTGAGGATGAGCCGCTCGACCTTGCCTTCGACAATGAGGATTTCAAGCCGCCCCTTGTTCAAATCCTGCGCCTGGACATAGGGGCGCACGGCGATATACCCCCGATCTATGTATGCCTTGAGGATTTCACCGAGAAGCTTCTCGATATCTTCCACGTAGAGGCATTTGTTCAGATAGGGGGCCGTCAGGCTGTTTTTGACGCTCTCCGGCAGAAGTGTAACCCCGTTGAGCACAATTTCCTGAATATCCCGGCACACACCACTTTTTTGCAGACTCGGTGCCTGGACCTCCGGCAATGCATACGGCGTTGTCTGCGTGCCACGATTGGAATCCTTGAGCAGCTGCTGTTGCATGCGCTCCTGTTGCTCATTCTGAATGCGCTGCGCCTCGCGGTTGGCGGC from Pseudodesulfovibrio aespoeensis Aspo-2 includes the following:
- a CDS encoding filamentous hemagglutinin N-terminal domain-containing protein, whose product is MTIAMGHTMMRQIRIRKMSQKCMDLGFRSLVWFLCFLLLCPPQMVLAADPVPSGATNTTVTPAGNGVPVVNIATPNGSGMSHNAFTNYNVDPHGLVLNNGDMSEAFRQSQLAGQVAGNSNLAPGNQASIILNEVTGNSRTYLNGFTEVLGGKADIIIANPFGITSSGGGFINTDQASLVTGTPDMTGGTLNGFNVRGGDILITGTGINASAQQVLDLVSRKIAVDGQINAQTLNMVAGTNHWNHATGATSAIASDGTPAPTWAIDSSALGGMYANRINMQATEAGVGVRIKGEAAATADDFVITSSGKIELGSKLSAQQDLTLTSTSAATDAIKITDANLSAGRNIGLTATNGGAILTGGGIKADSDLAYNLGGLTDLSSDTAGIVDANKRYGNTVNLSGSGYWVIDGVYYGAGSAMDLSAQSLRVGGFNPTTLNSGGTMRATSTDGALLFNRTALKSVGDMVLTSNTGTVSFDNEVGQGVQSTEGDIHIFAGTGLNNYQGTITADAGDVIMEYDGSLHNYAGASIYAHNLLDFKAKTVGASHSVNNSGSLWGGSVNMQTGSLYVVDGGTLESSGDMSVTADYLIIGGENDTTSRILAATSGAGVGTVTTTDKFINYGSLHSGYDLTVTGHEFFSNESTGGISAIHDLTARTIKASLVCKVPVN
- a CDS encoding ShlB/FhaC/HecB family hemolysin secretion/activation protein, producing the protein MITFFPFALRRLPHDIFVATLLTWSLLLLTVPAHAATPAEIDAANREAQRIQNEQQERMQQQLLKDSNRGTQTTPYALPEVQAPSLQKSGVCRDIQEIVLNGVTLLPESVKNSLTAPYLNKCLYVEDIEKLLGEILKAYIDRGYIAVRPYVQAQDLNKGRLEILIVEGKVERLILKDGDKKSVNLTTAFPFIPGEPLNLRDIEQGLDQVNRLQSNSATMEISPGEEAGASVVTITNTPSFPLSISGTIDNLGGLSTGRHQGSVTAGLDHPLSLNDYLNYTHKNTLFEDAEFHDSDSDSLYYSLPFGYYGVQLFYSNSSYRSPVKTSTKTLVARGTNETFRGELDWVAYRDQNQKLSTLIAINTKNSKNYLDGEFLQVSSRKLTIVDVDANWFSRFPGFIVNGGIGWSKGLTDFGALKDVDGAPTSSPQAQGSKFRYSGGVTVPFDVMGQGMTFSSQLSGQFALVPLYGSEQLTVGSFYTVRGFNRNSLSGDRALYVRNEITTSLPTIPFIGITPRPFIGFDMGRIEQFKTTNDAELSGAALGIRFAGKYVSGELSAAKSIAVPTAIEREPVQFSATMTVSF